In a single window of the Olivibacter sp. SDN3 genome:
- the trpD gene encoding anthranilate phosphoribosyltransferase — MKHILAHLFESKTFTRAEAYDILTNITLGKYNSSQMAAFMTAYCMRNITVEELAGFRDAMLDLCLEVNLNEYKLIDLCGTGGDGKNTFNISTLASFVVAGAGYHVAKHGNYGVSSGCGSSNVMEFLGYRFSNDEKEIYRSLESSNICFLHAPLFHPAMKTVAPVRRELGVKTFFNMLGPLVNPAKPSYQSVGVFSLELARLYGYLYQRSNKQYTILHALDGYDEISLTGDFKLINNEGEQYVTLEKIGFQRVDATAISGGETIEEAAGIFVAVLKGNASKEQQQVVLSNAAIAIRTICPDKSFEDCYLEAEDALLSKRALNSFNKLVNKEKALY, encoded by the coding sequence ATGAAACATATACTGGCACATTTGTTCGAAAGTAAAACCTTTACAAGAGCTGAAGCTTACGATATATTAACCAATATCACATTAGGGAAATATAATAGTTCGCAAATGGCCGCTTTCATGACAGCCTACTGCATGCGTAATATTACCGTGGAAGAGCTTGCCGGCTTTCGTGATGCTATGTTGGATCTTTGTTTGGAAGTCAACCTTAATGAATATAAACTTATCGATCTTTGTGGTACCGGTGGCGATGGAAAGAATACCTTTAATATTTCAACATTAGCATCCTTTGTAGTGGCAGGAGCTGGTTACCACGTGGCTAAACATGGTAACTATGGGGTTTCTTCTGGGTGCGGATCGTCTAATGTAATGGAATTTCTAGGATATCGATTTTCGAATGATGAAAAAGAAATTTACAGAAGCTTAGAGAGTTCCAACATTTGCTTTCTACATGCTCCTTTATTTCATCCGGCAATGAAAACTGTTGCACCGGTTAGGCGTGAGTTAGGTGTGAAAACTTTTTTTAATATGTTAGGGCCATTGGTAAACCCTGCTAAGCCAAGCTATCAATCGGTAGGTGTTTTTAGTCTGGAGTTGGCACGTCTATATGGTTATCTCTACCAAAGAAGCAATAAACAATATACTATATTGCATGCGTTAGACGGCTATGACGAGATATCACTTACAGGAGATTTTAAATTGATTAATAATGAGGGCGAACAATACGTCACCTTGGAGAAAATAGGTTTTCAACGTGTAGACGCCACAGCAATAAGCGGCGGAGAAACCATTGAGGAGGCTGCCGGAATCTTTGTTGCAGTACTAAAGGGAAATGCCAGTAAGGAGCAACAGCAGGTGGTTTTATCCAATGCGGCTATAGCTATTCGGACTATTTGTCCTGACAAGTCTTTCGAAGACTGTTATTTAGAGGCTGAGGACGCCCTTTTATCAAAAAGAGCGTTGAATAGTTTTAATAAATTAGTGAACAAAGAAAAGGCTTTGTACTG
- a CDS encoding SDR family oxidoreductase, translated as MKSFNNKTVIITGASSGIGLALARNLAAKGANLVLGARKYVVLCKIAQDLEREFAIKVVAVQCDVSKEDDCKHLVQQALLTFQTIDVLINNAGVSMRALFNELDLRVLRNLMDVNFWGTVYCTKFALPELLINGGSVVGVSSIAGYRGLPGRTGYSASKFAMNGFMESLRVENLKTKLHVMVACPGFTASNIRNTAFDKNGEQFGETSMNEKKMMTAEEVAARIIQGIQDRKRTLIMTRQGKLAVWMNKLFPAWVDRKVFQLFAREKDPLVK; from the coding sequence TTGAAATCATTTAATAATAAAACAGTTATTATAACTGGGGCATCTTCGGGAATAGGTTTGGCTTTAGCGCGAAATTTGGCTGCAAAAGGAGCTAATTTGGTTTTGGGGGCAAGAAAATACGTAGTATTATGTAAAATAGCCCAAGATCTGGAAAGAGAATTTGCTATTAAAGTGGTTGCTGTGCAATGTGATGTTTCGAAAGAAGACGATTGCAAACATCTAGTACAACAGGCACTTTTAACCTTTCAAACAATAGACGTGTTGATCAATAATGCTGGTGTCAGTATGAGGGCCTTATTTAATGAACTTGACTTAAGGGTATTGAGAAATTTAATGGATGTAAACTTTTGGGGCACAGTGTATTGCACTAAGTTTGCTTTACCTGAATTATTGATCAATGGCGGTTCGGTTGTGGGAGTATCATCGATTGCAGGTTATAGAGGCCTGCCTGGACGTACGGGATACTCTGCTTCTAAATTTGCTATGAATGGTTTTATGGAGTCTTTACGTGTAGAGAACTTAAAAACAAAATTGCATGTAATGGTTGCCTGCCCTGGTTTTACGGCTTCAAATATCCGCAATACAGCATTCGATAAAAATGGAGAGCAGTTTGGTGAGACAAGTATGAACGAAAAAAAAATGATGACTGCTGAAGAGGTTGCAGCACGTATAATACAAGGCATTCAGGATAGAAAACGCACGCTTATCATGACCAGACAAGGAAAGTTGGCTGTATGGATGAATAAGCTTTTTCCAGCATGGGTAGATAGGAAAGTATTTCAATTATTTGCACGTGAGAAAGATCCATTGGTTAAGTAG
- the recR gene encoding recombination mediator RecR, giving the protein MNFSSKLLENAVNEFSRLPGIGQKTALRLVLYLLNQQKIDVERFSETLVKLKSDICFCTICNNIADQTICEICSTPKRDKSLICVVEDTRDVMAIENTNQFNGVYHVLGGLISPMDGVGPSDLNIDKLVHRMKEEEEVKEVVLALSATMEGDTTIFYLYKKLKDFDIQISTIARGIAFGGELEYVDEVTLGRSIATRVPYERSIA; this is encoded by the coding sequence ATGAATTTCTCGTCTAAACTATTGGAAAATGCTGTTAATGAATTTAGTAGACTGCCGGGTATAGGTCAGAAAACTGCACTTAGGCTGGTATTATACCTACTTAATCAACAAAAGATCGATGTGGAGCGTTTCAGTGAAACTTTGGTAAAGCTAAAGTCAGACATTTGTTTTTGTACAATCTGTAATAATATAGCTGACCAAACAATTTGTGAAATATGCAGCACGCCTAAACGAGATAAGAGTTTAATATGTGTAGTCGAAGATACACGGGATGTGATGGCAATCGAAAATACAAACCAGTTCAATGGCGTTTACCATGTTTTAGGAGGTTTAATTTCTCCGATGGATGGAGTAGGCCCTTCTGATTTGAATATTGATAAATTGGTACATCGGATGAAAGAAGAAGAAGAAGTGAAGGAAGTTGTATTAGCTTTAAGCGCAACTATGGAAGGAGATACCACTATTTTTTACCTGTATAAAAAGTTAAAGGATTTCGATATACAAATAAGTACTATAGCTAGAGGAATTGCATTTGGAGGTGAATTGGAATACGTCGATGAAGTAACTTTGGGGCGCTCGATAGCTACACGTGTTCCTTATGAAAGGAGTATAGCATAG
- a CDS encoding TIGR00730 family Rossman fold protein encodes MTGEDKIRKAFENKTWQEIKVKDSWQIFKIMAEFVEGFEKLAKIGPCVSIFGSARTSRDHADYKIAEECARLLTEKGYGVISGGGPGIMEAANKGAYEAGGKSVGLNIELPFEQFHNRYIDRDKLLEFNYFFVRKVMFMKYSQGYIVLPGGFGTMDELFEAITLIQTGKIARFPIVLVGRSYYGGLFDWIKNRMLEEGKISAEDLNLYRLVDTAEEAAGHIFKFYDKYLLKPNF; translated from the coding sequence ATAACTGGTGAAGATAAGATAAGAAAAGCTTTTGAGAACAAAACATGGCAGGAGATTAAAGTAAAAGACTCATGGCAGATTTTTAAAATAATGGCAGAATTTGTTGAGGGATTTGAAAAACTGGCAAAAATAGGTCCCTGTGTTTCTATTTTTGGCTCTGCACGTACTTCTAGAGATCATGCTGATTACAAAATAGCTGAAGAATGTGCCCGTTTACTAACAGAAAAAGGATATGGTGTGATATCGGGAGGTGGCCCCGGCATTATGGAAGCAGCTAATAAAGGGGCTTATGAAGCCGGAGGTAAATCTGTTGGACTTAATATAGAACTCCCCTTCGAGCAGTTTCATAATAGGTATATAGATAGGGATAAACTATTGGAATTCAACTACTTTTTTGTTAGAAAAGTTATGTTCATGAAGTATTCACAAGGGTATATTGTTCTCCCCGGAGGCTTTGGAACGATGGATGAACTGTTTGAAGCGATCACTTTGATACAAACAGGTAAAATAGCTCGATTTCCAATCGTTTTAGTTGGAAGATCTTATTACGGAGGCTTATTTGATTGGATTAAGAACAGAATGTTGGAAGAAGGAAAGATCAGCGCAGAGGATCTAAATCTCTATCGGTTGGTTGATACTGCTGAGGAAGCGGCAGGCCATATCTTCAAATTCTATGATAAGTATCTATTAAAACCCAATTTTTAA
- a CDS encoding Glu/Leu/Phe/Val dehydrogenase dimerization domain-containing protein, whose amino-acid sequence MKDLLNRFESKKPEIVFEWKDPETEAEGWIVINSLRGRAAGGGTRMRKGLDKHEVESLAKTMEVKFTVSGPAIGGAKSGINFDPSDPRKRGVLDRWFQVVTPLLKNYYGTGGDLNIDEINEVIPLTEDYGLWHPQEGVLNGHFNVRENKRIHQIGQLRYGVSKVLEDLKYTPDLKRKYRVADMITGYGVSESIKHYYKLMGGTRIGKRAIIQGWGNVAAAAGYYLSKLGVKIVGIIDREGGVINEDGFSDETIEKLFLDRSGNALISDDLLAFDEVNAHIWEVGAEIFVPAAASRLVSKEHVLQLLNNGLEVISSGANVPFADREIFYGPVMEFTDQQVALIPDFIANCGMARVFAYLMQPNVEMSDDAIFSDTSQVIYQALKRIFELSREKTGISSRAYEIALKQLI is encoded by the coding sequence ATGAAAGATCTATTGAACAGATTCGAAAGTAAGAAACCAGAAATAGTATTTGAATGGAAAGATCCAGAAACAGAAGCCGAGGGGTGGATTGTTATTAATTCGTTGCGGGGGAGGGCGGCAGGTGGCGGGACACGAATGAGGAAAGGATTGGATAAACACGAAGTCGAGTCGCTGGCAAAAACAATGGAAGTTAAATTTACAGTTTCTGGTCCTGCTATAGGAGGAGCAAAATCCGGTATTAATTTCGACCCGTCAGACCCAAGAAAAAGAGGCGTGTTAGACCGTTGGTTTCAGGTAGTAACTCCGCTGCTCAAGAATTATTACGGTACTGGCGGCGATTTGAACATTGATGAAATCAATGAGGTTATTCCGTTAACAGAAGACTATGGTTTATGGCACCCTCAGGAAGGTGTACTAAACGGGCATTTTAATGTAAGAGAAAATAAACGGATTCATCAAATCGGACAATTACGGTATGGTGTATCAAAGGTATTGGAAGACCTGAAGTATACTCCGGATCTTAAACGAAAATACAGAGTGGCAGACATGATAACTGGTTACGGCGTTTCTGAGTCGATTAAACATTATTACAAATTAATGGGTGGTACCCGTATTGGTAAAAGGGCTATTATACAGGGTTGGGGAAATGTTGCAGCCGCGGCAGGCTATTATCTTTCTAAGTTAGGAGTTAAAATTGTAGGCATTATAGATCGGGAAGGAGGGGTAATTAATGAAGATGGTTTTAGCGATGAGACCATTGAAAAACTCTTTTTAGACAGAAGTGGTAATGCCTTAATTAGTGATGATTTATTAGCATTTGATGAGGTTAACGCGCATATATGGGAGGTAGGAGCTGAGATATTTGTGCCTGCTGCCGCGTCTCGTTTAGTTTCGAAAGAACATGTACTCCAACTTTTAAATAACGGTTTGGAGGTTATTTCGTCAGGAGCAAATGTGCCTTTTGCTGATAGAGAAATTTTTTATGGACCTGTTATGGAGTTTACCGATCAACAGGTAGCGTTAATTCCTGATTTTATTGCAAATTGTGGTATGGCACGTGTATTCGCCTATTTGATGCAGCCAAATGTTGAAATGAGCGATGATGCCATATTTTCAGATACATCACAGGTTATATATCAGGCTTTAAAAAGGATCTTTGAACTGTCTAGAGAAAAAACGGGTATTTCTTCTAGGGCATATGAAATCGCTTTAAAACAGCTGATATAA
- the lgt gene encoding prolipoprotein diacylglyceryl transferase produces the protein MSFFLSSIHWDINPEIFSIGSFGLRYYTLCFMLAFFLSYVILLNIFRKEGKSQELLDKLTIYVFIGTVLGARIGHCLFYEFDYYKDHLLEMILPIRNINGNLTFTGYQGLASHGGAIGIILALILYCRKTKVNFWWIADRLVIVAALSGTLIRLGNFFNSEIIGTPSKLPWAVIFAQIDNIPRHPAQLYESLGYLLIFLLLYSSYRQKKYIKPAYLFGFFMATVFGLRFIMEFVKENQEAFENNMTLNMGQILSAPFIILGLYFIFRKEPVTLAPKRK, from the coding sequence ATGTCATTTTTTTTATCAAGTATACATTGGGATATAAATCCTGAGATATTCAGTATTGGCAGCTTTGGCCTACGTTATTATACACTCTGCTTTATGTTGGCTTTTTTCTTAAGCTATGTCATACTTTTAAACATCTTCAGAAAAGAAGGAAAATCTCAAGAACTACTTGATAAGCTCACCATCTATGTATTTATAGGTACGGTTTTAGGCGCACGAATAGGTCATTGTCTTTTTTACGAATTTGATTACTATAAAGATCATTTACTTGAGATGATTTTACCTATAAGAAATATCAATGGAAATCTAACATTCACGGGTTATCAGGGCTTAGCCAGCCATGGAGGCGCTATTGGAATTATACTGGCCTTAATTCTTTATTGCCGAAAGACAAAAGTTAATTTTTGGTGGATTGCTGATCGGCTCGTTATTGTTGCCGCACTTTCTGGGACACTGATCCGTCTAGGAAATTTCTTTAATTCTGAAATAATAGGCACTCCCAGTAAACTTCCCTGGGCTGTCATATTTGCGCAGATTGATAACATACCCCGTCATCCAGCGCAGTTATATGAATCATTAGGTTATTTACTAATTTTCTTACTGTTGTACAGTTCATACAGGCAAAAAAAATATATAAAACCTGCATATCTATTTGGTTTTTTTATGGCAACTGTATTCGGCCTTCGTTTTATTATGGAGTTTGTTAAAGAGAATCAGGAAGCATTTGAAAACAATATGACGCTCAATATGGGACAAATACTGAGTGCTCCCTTTATCATATTGGGACTTTATTTTATATTTAGAAAAGAGCCCGTTACTTTAGCTCCAAAACGGAAATAA
- a CDS encoding Fur family transcriptional regulator — MKEDKVKTFENILRKHHLKVTLPRLKVLENIFNKDTATSQPELEKSIGKDIDRVTLYRVLNIFEEKGIIHKIFDLHGTATYALCSPQCTTHQHHDEHVHFSCSICNSIYCLQEIKLPEISTPPGFSINQVAISAIGICNKCKSLKAASIS; from the coding sequence ATGAAAGAAGATAAGGTTAAAACATTTGAAAATATTCTTCGCAAACACCATTTGAAGGTAACCCTACCTCGCTTGAAGGTGCTTGAAAATATTTTTAATAAAGATACGGCAACTTCTCAGCCGGAATTAGAAAAATCGATCGGCAAAGATATTGATAGAGTAACGCTCTATCGTGTATTGAACATTTTTGAAGAAAAAGGAATCATCCATAAAATATTCGATCTTCATGGAACCGCAACCTATGCGTTGTGCTCACCGCAATGTACTACCCATCAACATCATGATGAACATGTTCACTTTAGCTGCTCTATTTGTAACAGCATATACTGCTTGCAGGAGATTAAATTACCTGAAATAAGCACCCCTCCTGGTTTTTCCATAAACCAAGTGGCAATAAGTGCCATAGGTATATGCAATAAGTGCAAAAGCTTGAAGGCTGCCTCCATAAGTTAA
- the rnr gene encoding ribonuclease R, with product MSTKKANAIKHVLSQLIADVFEKSGNKALNYKQVSAQLNIDDPVSKSTILDILQEESKIKSGLFKEVEKGKFTLRELKTFTIGKVDMTADGSAFIVTEDEFEDDIYIAPRKLRNALHGDSVKVYTYEKSKGRKKEGEVVEILERFRTDFTGIIKISKRFAFLIADDRKMLHDIFIPLEDLNGAQDQDKVVVTITDWPQGSKNPVGKVKHVLGKQGENNTEMSAILADYGFPLAFPDFVEKEADAITDDIDEEEIKKRKDYRDILTFTIDPFDAKDFDDAISFRTLDEDTYEVGIHIADVTHYIVPDSALDKEAYERGTSVYLVDRVIPMLPERLSNNLCSLRPNEDKLCFSAVFVLDKQAYIKDQWFGKTVIHSDRRFTYEEAQKILETKEGLYSHELLTLNNLAHILRERKFKQGAINFESTEVKFRLDEDGKPLGVYTKERKDAHKLIEDFMLLANRKVAEYIGKQGKGKKKLPFVYRSHDAPNEQSLTAFAQFAARFGYKINTKSDKETAKSLNTLMHDVEGTKEQNVLTTLAIRSMAKAIYTTKKHSHYGLAFDYYTHFTSPIRRYPDMMVHRLLAYYLTGGKGVNEEVYEKMCVHASQMEKKAADAERTSIKYKQAEYLQDHIGNIYLGIVSGVTEWGMYVEIEENKCEGMVRLRDITDDFYSLDEKNYAIIGQRKKKRYQLGDEVEIKVKTVNLAKRQIDFTLIS from the coding sequence ATGTCGACAAAAAAAGCAAATGCAATTAAACATGTTCTATCTCAATTAATTGCCGACGTTTTCGAGAAATCAGGAAATAAAGCACTAAATTATAAACAAGTTTCTGCCCAACTCAATATAGACGATCCTGTATCGAAGAGTACTATTTTAGACATATTACAAGAAGAATCAAAAATCAAGTCTGGGTTGTTCAAGGAAGTCGAGAAAGGAAAATTCACGCTAAGGGAACTTAAAACTTTCACAATCGGTAAGGTAGATATGACTGCAGACGGCTCGGCATTCATTGTAACTGAGGATGAGTTTGAAGATGATATCTATATAGCTCCTCGTAAACTCAGAAACGCGTTACACGGCGATTCCGTCAAAGTATATACTTATGAGAAGAGCAAAGGGAGAAAGAAAGAAGGTGAAGTTGTTGAGATATTAGAGCGCTTTCGTACTGATTTTACCGGTATTATCAAGATTTCGAAACGCTTCGCTTTTTTAATAGCAGATGACCGGAAGATGCTCCATGATATATTTATTCCGCTGGAAGATTTAAATGGTGCGCAAGACCAAGATAAAGTAGTAGTTACCATAACTGACTGGCCTCAAGGAAGTAAAAACCCTGTTGGAAAAGTAAAACATGTACTGGGCAAACAGGGTGAAAATAATACTGAAATGAGTGCTATTCTGGCTGATTATGGGTTCCCCTTAGCATTCCCAGACTTTGTAGAAAAGGAGGCTGATGCCATTACAGACGATATTGACGAGGAAGAAATTAAAAAACGGAAAGATTACAGAGATATTCTGACTTTTACAATCGATCCTTTTGATGCAAAGGATTTTGATGACGCAATATCTTTTCGAACACTCGACGAAGACACGTATGAGGTAGGTATACATATTGCTGATGTCACGCATTACATAGTTCCCGATAGTGCTTTAGATAAGGAAGCTTATGAAAGGGGTACATCCGTGTATCTTGTCGATAGAGTCATTCCAATGTTACCTGAAAGGCTTTCCAACAATCTATGTTCATTACGCCCAAACGAAGATAAACTCTGCTTTTCTGCTGTATTCGTATTAGATAAACAGGCCTATATCAAGGATCAATGGTTTGGAAAAACGGTTATTCATTCCGATAGACGTTTTACATACGAGGAGGCACAGAAAATTTTAGAGACAAAAGAGGGGTTGTATAGCCATGAACTATTAACATTGAACAACTTGGCTCATATTTTACGAGAGCGTAAATTCAAGCAAGGAGCTATTAACTTTGAGTCTACAGAAGTAAAATTCAGATTGGATGAAGATGGGAAACCGCTAGGTGTTTATACCAAAGAAAGAAAAGATGCGCATAAGTTAATCGAAGACTTTATGCTGTTAGCCAATAGAAAAGTTGCCGAGTATATAGGCAAACAAGGAAAAGGGAAAAAAAAGTTGCCATTTGTTTATCGTAGTCATGATGCTCCAAACGAGCAAAGTCTTACAGCCTTTGCGCAATTTGCAGCACGTTTTGGCTATAAAATCAATACAAAGTCAGATAAAGAAACTGCGAAGTCATTAAACACGCTTATGCATGACGTTGAGGGAACAAAAGAACAAAACGTGTTAACAACCTTAGCGATACGTTCCATGGCAAAGGCCATCTACACGACTAAAAAACACAGTCATTATGGATTAGCTTTTGACTATTATACGCATTTCACATCGCCTATCCGTAGGTATCCTGATATGATGGTACATCGTTTACTGGCGTATTACCTAACTGGAGGAAAAGGAGTAAATGAGGAAGTTTACGAAAAAATGTGTGTTCATGCCTCACAAATGGAGAAAAAAGCGGCGGATGCGGAAAGAACCTCCATTAAGTATAAACAAGCAGAATATCTACAGGATCACATCGGAAATATTTATCTGGGGATTGTATCAGGGGTAACAGAATGGGGAATGTACGTCGAAATAGAAGAAAACAAATGTGAAGGAATGGTTAGGCTGCGAGATATTACCGATGATTTTTATTCATTGGATGAAAAAAATTACGCTATCATCGGCCAACGTAAGAAAAAGCGTTATCAATTGGGAGATGAAGTAGAAATTAAGGTCAAAACGGTTAACTTAGCTAAACGCCAAATAGATTTTACATTAATTAGTTAA
- a CDS encoding polyprenyl synthetase family protein, which produces MYSIADLQLTISQALITKQISREPHTLYEPISYFLSLGGKRLRPVLTLLATDLFSEAIEKSIPAALAIELFHNFTLMHDDIMDQAPLRRGKTSVHEKWNTNTAILSGDAMLIMAYQLLSETDHNYLHQLFASFNKMALEVCEGQQLDLDFGNTYHVTEEQYIQMIRLKTSVLLGTALELGAIISGANDSDRNLIYQFGVNMGIAFQLQDDILDVYGDPDKFGKQIGGDIIENKKTFLLINALELSRGKDAVELKSLVTNNEVDVQYKIASTKKIYDKLNIRSLAEKAKKDFANQAFKALNALSIEQEKTTVLRNFAKSLLIRES; this is translated from the coding sequence ATGTATTCAATAGCAGATCTTCAGTTAACAATCAGTCAAGCATTAATAACGAAACAGATATCCAGGGAGCCGCACACACTATATGAACCTATCAGTTACTTTCTAAGTTTAGGTGGGAAACGTCTGAGACCAGTTCTCACTTTACTGGCTACAGACTTATTTAGCGAAGCAATCGAAAAAAGTATACCAGCTGCATTGGCAATAGAGCTGTTTCATAATTTCACGCTCATGCACGATGATATCATGGACCAGGCGCCATTAAGAAGAGGAAAAACATCTGTTCATGAAAAATGGAATACCAATACGGCTATACTTTCCGGTGATGCTATGCTTATCATGGCATATCAACTATTATCAGAAACTGACCATAATTATTTACATCAATTGTTTGCAAGCTTTAATAAAATGGCACTTGAGGTTTGTGAAGGACAACAACTAGATCTTGATTTCGGCAACACCTATCATGTGACTGAAGAACAATATATTCAGATGATTCGTTTAAAAACTTCCGTTTTACTTGGAACTGCCTTAGAGTTAGGTGCAATCATCAGTGGGGCCAACGATAGTGATCGAAACTTAATCTACCAATTTGGTGTTAATATGGGTATTGCATTCCAATTACAGGATGATATATTAGATGTATATGGGGACCCCGACAAATTTGGCAAACAAATAGGTGGAGACATTATTGAAAATAAAAAGACTTTCTTGCTTATCAATGCTCTTGAACTATCCCGTGGAAAGGATGCTGTAGAACTGAAATCACTGGTAACAAATAATGAAGTAGATGTGCAATATAAGATTGCGTCTACAAAAAAAATTTATGACAAACTGAACATCCGATCTTTAGCTGAAAAAGCAAAAAAAGACTTTGCAAATCAAGCATTTAAAGCATTAAATGCCTTAAGTATAGAGCAGGAAAAAACAACTGTACTCCGAAATTTCGCTAAAAGCTTATTAATAAGAGAAAGTTAA
- a CDS encoding site-specific integrase, whose protein sequence is MNTTITLHIYARAAKANAAGLHPLYVRITIDGKRTEFSSKKFINPKHLDQKMMKMKGNTEEARSINSYLEKLKAKITQTQIVLEYQEIALTLESFMHVFIGKSAERERTLIPVFEEHNKRLFSLVGIEYAQGTYERYQTSLQHTKEFIQYQYGVNDIALSKIDHRFITDYDFYLRTKRACGNNTTVRYIKNFKKIILICIANGWIQKDPFLNYKTKIQEVERDILSQEELQRLMAKEINVERLAVVRDIFVFSCFTGLAYIDVKQLTPANLTKGIDGQMWISTHRQKTDTLSKIPLLDTARLIIEKYRNHPKSGNEGMLLPILTNQKMNAYLKEVAAICHINKELTFHCARHTFATIVTLSNGVPIESVSKMLGHKSIKTTQHYAKITDRKVANDMENLKKILNHTGKLPNTDKKSG, encoded by the coding sequence ATGAACACCACTATCACCCTACACATCTATGCGCGGGCAGCAAAAGCCAATGCAGCAGGCCTCCATCCCCTTTATGTACGGATAACCATTGACGGGAAAAGAACAGAATTTTCCAGCAAGAAGTTCATCAATCCCAAGCACTTGGATCAAAAGATGATGAAAATGAAAGGCAACACCGAAGAAGCCCGTTCAATCAACAGCTACCTTGAAAAGCTAAAAGCCAAGATCACACAAACGCAAATTGTCTTAGAATATCAGGAAATCGCGCTTACACTAGAGAGTTTTATGCATGTATTTATCGGCAAAAGTGCCGAGCGAGAAAGAACCCTGATTCCCGTATTCGAAGAGCACAATAAACGCCTCTTTTCCCTCGTAGGCATAGAATATGCCCAAGGCACTTATGAACGTTATCAAACCTCTCTGCAACATACTAAGGAGTTCATTCAGTATCAATACGGAGTCAACGATATCGCATTAAGTAAAATAGACCACCGATTTATAACCGATTACGATTTTTATCTCCGTACCAAAAGAGCATGCGGAAACAATACCACGGTTAGATACATCAAAAATTTCAAGAAAATCATCCTGATCTGCATAGCAAACGGTTGGATACAAAAAGATCCCTTTCTGAATTATAAAACCAAAATACAAGAAGTAGAACGAGACATTCTTTCACAAGAAGAACTGCAGCGGCTCATGGCCAAAGAAATTAATGTGGAGCGCTTGGCCGTAGTACGTGATATTTTCGTGTTCTCCTGTTTTACAGGCCTGGCGTATATCGATGTCAAACAGCTTACACCGGCCAATCTAACTAAAGGGATTGATGGACAAATGTGGATCAGTACGCATCGGCAAAAAACCGACACACTCTCGAAAATACCCTTGCTCGATACGGCCAGACTTATTATTGAAAAATACCGGAATCATCCTAAATCAGGAAATGAAGGTATGCTGCTTCCCATCCTGACGAACCAAAAGATGAATGCCTACCTTAAAGAAGTTGCCGCCATTTGTCATATAAATAAGGAACTCACCTTTCACTGTGCCCGGCATACCTTCGCTACAATTGTAACACTATCCAACGGCGTACCCATCGAAAGCGTTTCCAAAATGCTCGGCCATAAAAGTATCAAGACCACGCAGCACTACGCCAAGATCACCGACCGTAAAGTCGCAAACGATATGGAAAATCTGAAGAAAATTCTAAATCACACAGGAAAGTTACCTAATACCGACAAAAAATCGGGATAA